The nucleotide sequence TACGCCTGCCAGCGCAAGGCAAAAAAACCGGCGCGGGCGCTGGGCTCTTGCCCGCGCGCCCGGTAGCCCTTGCGGAAAAAGGGCTGGTTGTGGAGCTGATAGAATCAGAATAACGGGCGGTCGCGCAGCCGCCTACCCTGCCTCGGCAGCCATACCGCAACGCAACGCATAAAAATAAGGAAAGAAACAGGTCTGTTTCTTTCCTTATTTTTATTGCACGCAAAACGCGCTGACGCGCGCTGCAAGCCCACGGTCAAACATGGTTCAGACCAGGGCAAGCATACGCCTAGATGCTGATCTTCGCGCCCAGCAGTTTGACAAATTCGGCAATCAGGGCGGGATGGGCAGGCCAGGCCGGCGCGCTGACCAGGTTGCCGTCAACGGTGGCGCTCGAAAGGGTTTCGTTAAAATCGCACCAGGTCGCGCCAGCGTCCACCACGTCGGGTTTTACCGCCGGGTAGGCCGTGCAGCTGCGGTTTTTCAGCACGCCAGCCGAAACAAGGATCTGCGGGCCGTGGCACACGGCGGCAATGGGCTTTTTGGCGTTGTTGAATTCGCGCACTATTTCCAGAATGCGCGGGTTAAGACGCAGATATTCAGGGGCGCGGCCGCCGGGGATGACGAGGCCCGCGTAATCGGCGGTATTTACCTTGTCAAAGTCATAGTTGATGCCAAAGTTGTGCCCACGTTTTTCGGAGTAGGTCTGGTCGCCCTCAAAATCATGAATGGCCGTGCGCACGCTTTCGCCGGGCTTTTTGCCGGGGCATACGGCATGCACTTCATATCCAAGCATCTGCAGCATCTGGAAAGGAACCATGATCTCGTAATCTTCAACATAGTCGCCAGCCAGCACCAGAATTTTTTTCATATGTTCCTCCAAACGGGGAGCGGCCCGTTAACATGGTCGTCACGACCGGTTGTTGCGCGGCGGCCGGGCGGCAAAAGACCGCCCTTGCCTTGACCGCACATATACTTATATATGCACACAAAGCATGTGGGCAAGCCCCAAGGTTGCCCCAAAACGCTGCTCCGCCCGCTGCGCCTTGCAGCACGCGGATATGACCACGACAAGCAAGATACCGGCGCAAGCATACCGCGCTGTTTGTTGCGGCATGAGGCCGCAACGGTTTCATTACGGCAACAAGTGAGGAGTAAAACCATGCCCATGTATGATTTTGTCTGCACGGCCTGCGGCAATAAATTTGAAGAACTCGTTTTTGGCGACGAGGTTCCGCCTTGCCCCAAGTGCGCCTCGCCCGCCACAGAAAAGCAGATGTGCGTGCCAAGCCCCCTGAAGACCGGGGCTTTTCCTTACAAGCCCGGCCCGGTACGGCCCATGGGCACAGGCATGCCGCCCTCGTGCGCTGCTGGCGGCGGTTGCGGCGGCTGTGGCGGAAATTCCGGCGGATCTCAGGCATAAGACGCTGATTTTAAAAAATAAAAAAAAATATCCTCAGCGCCGGGCCTAGGGCATTTGTTGCATTCGCAAGCCCCTTGCTCTACACTGTCGCATACTTTTAGCAGGAAGGAAGCTATGCTCCGCAGCATGACCGGCTTTGGCCGCTGCCTGGTGGAAAACGACTACACCACCCAGCAGTGGGAGGTTAAAAGCGTCAACAGCCGCCATCTTGACCTCAAGTGGCGTCTGCCTCTCTCTGTGCGCAGTCTTGAGCCGCGGCTTGAAAAAGTCGTGCGCCGCTATGCCTCGCGCGGACGTGTGGATGTAAGTCTGGTTTTGCAGTACGCGCCGGGCAATGTGCCAGCCATGCGCTTTGACATGGTTCAGGCTGCCGCCATGATTGACAATTTACAGGCGCTGGCCAGCACAAGAGGCGAATCTTATGTTCCCGACTTCAACGCCCTGCTGCAGATACCCTCGCTTTGGGGCGACAGCGGCGAAGAGCTGGACGAAGGAATGGCCCTCTGCCTCGAAGAAGGCTTGGCTCTTGCCCTGGAAGACTGGAATGAAGCCCGCTCCGCCGAAGGCCGCGCTCTGGCCACCGACATGCACTCCCGCATACTGCGCATGGAGGAATGGACGGGCCTTATTGCCGAACGCGCGCCCAACATCAAGGAAGAACGCGCCAACGCCCTGCGTGAACGCCTGAGCGAAGCCCTCGCCCAAAACGGGCAGGAGCTGGAAGAAGGCCGTTTTTTGCAGGAGGCCGTCATACTGGCCGACCGTCTGGACGTGAGCGAAGAGCTTACGCGGCTCAACACGCACCTGTCGCGGCTG is from Desulfovibrio desulfuricans and encodes:
- a CDS encoding DJ-1/PfpI family protein; protein product: MKKILVLAGDYVEDYEIMVPFQMLQMLGYEVHAVCPGKKPGESVRTAIHDFEGDQTYSEKRGHNFGINYDFDKVNTADYAGLVIPGGRAPEYLRLNPRILEIVREFNNAKKPIAAVCHGPQILVSAGVLKNRSCTAYPAVKPDVVDAGATWCDFNETLSSATVDGNLVSAPAWPAHPALIAEFVKLLGAKISI
- a CDS encoding FmdB family zinc ribbon protein encodes the protein MPMYDFVCTACGNKFEELVFGDEVPPCPKCASPATEKQMCVPSPLKTGAFPYKPGPVRPMGTGMPPSCAAGGGCGGCGGNSGGSQA
- a CDS encoding YicC/YloC family endoribonuclease produces the protein MLRSMTGFGRCLVENDYTTQQWEVKSVNSRHLDLKWRLPLSVRSLEPRLEKVVRRYASRGRVDVSLVLQYAPGNVPAMRFDMVQAAAMIDNLQALASTRGESYVPDFNALLQIPSLWGDSGEELDEGMALCLEEGLALALEDWNEARSAEGRALATDMHSRILRMEEWTGLIAERAPNIKEERANALRERLSEALAQNGQELEEGRFLQEAVILADRLDVSEELTRLNTHLSRLHDLLQTGGDAGRRLDFTLQECFREINTCGNKLPDVQLSRMVVDFKNELEKCREQVQNLE